A genome region from Euphorbia lathyris chromosome 4, ddEupLath1.1, whole genome shotgun sequence includes the following:
- the LOC136226851 gene encoding F-box/kelch-repeat protein At3g06240-like, whose protein sequence is MKRRNSTASNAKRRRNEAGKVSHLQINYSGPSFSDLPSSILLNILLRFSVKRIFVCKCVCKTWYDLISDPEFAKLHFNQAQVYPLLRTSGFTFLSRMIYLVQPEQDDFERNLDMRYKYNSPIKIILDSKLKLPLHNIQMVLDKDWVEGKNCMKLNMKNHKYSIVNSCNGLLCLSNPSDNDPVMVCNPITGEFIDLPEVRTVKDPGLPNIQCGFGFSPRTNQYKVIRMFTRWIGNDNFMVAEVHVLGTESWKDLGFFPKSMYKLFPTYLNGCVYWFSLVQPCSVISFDIQKECFELISVPPLEHLNLLERVSMGVLGGELFISEGFGLGIVDFWAMKDNGAKKSWSQIFSFQVDDDERWPYGSYQPIKYMSNGALLMFHSGKHAFICKDPEKIGFKYLKVHGLESKVEVIAHIPSFVSLKHALSGRNVKVLNIKSRCAELKLHREAKSISIVEENRNIESDSEDRDSGV, encoded by the exons ATGAAAAGAAGGAATTCAACAGCTTCTAATgcaaagagaagaagaaatgaagcGGGGAAAGTTAGCCACCTACAGATTAATTACTCAGGGCCTTCATTTTCTGATCTCCCAAGTAGCAttttgttaaatattttacTTAGGTTTTCAGTAAAGAGGATTTTTGTATGCAAATGTGTGTGCAAAACATGGTATGATCTCATTTCAGATCCTGAGTTTGCAAAACTCCATTTCAATCAAGCTCAGGTTTATCCTCTGCTTCGAACCTCAGGTTTTACATTCCTATCAAGAATGATTTATCTTGTCCAGCCAGAGCAAGATGATTTTGAGCGCAACCTTGACATGCGTTACAAGTACAACTCACCTATTAAGATTATACTTGACTCGAAATTGAAACTCCCACTTCACAACATCCAAATGGTACTTGATAAAGACTGGGTAGAGGGTAAGAATTGCATGAAGCTGAATATGAAGAATCACAAGTATAGTATAGTTAATTCATGCAACGGCTTGCTTTGTTTGTCCAATCCATCTGATAACGACCCTGTTATGGTTTGCAATCCAATTACAGGTGAGTTTATTGATCTTCCAGAGGTTAGGACGGTTAAAGATCCTGGCCTGCCTAATATTCAGTGTGGTTTCGGTTTTAGTCCTAGGACTAACCAATATAAGGTGATAAGAATGTTTACACGATGGATTGGAAACGATAATTTTATGGTGGCTGAAGTACATGTTCTCGGGACAGAATCATGGAAAGACCTTGGTTTTTTTCCCAAGTCAATGTACAAGCTATTCCCTACTTATTTGAATGGGTGTGTTTATTGGTTTTCTCTTGTACAACCATGTTCTGTAATTTCCTTTGACATTCAAAAGGAATGCTTTGAGTTAATTTCAGTACCACCATTGGAGCATTTAAATCTACTTGAGAGAGTGAGCATGGGAGTATTAGGGGGAGAACTCTTCATATCTGAGGGTTTTGGATTAGGTATTGTTGATTTTTGGGCAATGAAGGATAATGGTGCCAAGAAGTCTTGGTCTCAAATTTTCTCCTTTCAGGTAGATGACGACGAAAGATGGCCTTATGGCTCATACCAACCCATAAAGTACATGAGTAATGGGGCATTATTGATGTTTCATTCTGGTAAACATGCTTTCATATGTAAGGATCCagaaaaaattggatttaaatACTTGAAGGTCCACGGGTTGGAATCAAAAGTCGAAGTGATTGCCCATATTCCAAGCTTTGTTTCACTCAAACATGCTCTATCAGGACGTAATGTGAAGGTGCTTAATATCAAGTCAAG GTGCGCGGAGTTGAAGCTGCACAGAGAAGCCAAAAGTATTTCTATAGTTGAAGAAAATAGGAACATAGAGTCTGACTCTGAAGATAGGGACTCTGGAGTTTGA